The following proteins are co-located in the Pseudarthrobacter siccitolerans genome:
- a CDS encoding COX15/CtaA family protein: MSTASRLPQFVNRLSSRLPRSVDVRVRRLAVASLIGQTLLVVTGGAVRLTASGLGCPTWPRCTDTSLVNTAEMGIHGFIEFGNRLLTFALAAVAALMLVYLWNLRKERRDLFLLALGLLASIPAQAIIGGITVLTNLNPWVVGLHFLVSMALVVFATLLVNRAFGRTGRFRTARHPALPGIMRPVTAAVALFSAIAVMLGVVVTGAGPHAGDADAPRNGLDWDLFSHIHAVPAYLVTAGTVVALALVFLRRIPGPFRTAVLGLLGVTVLQAIIGFTQYYNGIPALLVAAHMLGAALLMVASTNAWDIAKSSPVA, from the coding sequence GTGAGCACGGCGTCACGCCTCCCCCAGTTCGTCAACCGCCTGTCGTCCCGGCTGCCCCGCTCTGTCGATGTCCGGGTGCGCCGCCTTGCCGTTGCCTCGCTAATCGGGCAGACCCTCCTGGTGGTGACCGGCGGAGCAGTCCGGCTGACGGCATCCGGGCTGGGCTGCCCCACCTGGCCGCGCTGCACTGATACCTCGCTGGTGAACACCGCCGAGATGGGCATCCACGGATTCATCGAGTTCGGCAACCGGCTCCTGACCTTCGCCCTGGCAGCGGTCGCCGCCCTGATGCTGGTGTACCTGTGGAACCTCCGCAAGGAGCGCCGGGACCTCTTCCTGCTGGCCCTCGGCCTCCTGGCCAGCATTCCGGCGCAGGCCATCATCGGCGGCATCACGGTCCTTACGAACCTCAACCCGTGGGTGGTGGGCCTGCACTTCCTGGTGTCCATGGCGCTGGTGGTGTTTGCCACGCTGCTGGTGAACCGTGCTTTCGGCCGGACCGGGAGGTTCCGCACTGCCCGCCACCCCGCCCTCCCGGGGATCATGCGCCCGGTGACGGCCGCCGTCGCGCTCTTTTCCGCCATTGCCGTGATGCTCGGCGTTGTGGTGACCGGAGCCGGTCCGCATGCCGGCGACGCCGACGCTCCCCGCAACGGGCTGGACTGGGACCTCTTCTCGCACATCCACGCCGTGCCGGCCTACCTGGTGACGGCCGGAACAGTGGTGGCACTGGCCCTGGTGTTTCTGCGCCGAATCCCCGGGCCCTTCCGCACCGCTGTGCTGGGGCTCCTCGGCGTGACCGTCCTCCAGGCCATCATCGGCTTCACCCAGTACTACAACGGCATTCCGGCCCTCCTGGTGGCGGCCCACATGCTCGGGGCCGCGCTGCTGATGGTCGCCTCAACCAACGCCTGGGACATCGCCAAATCCAGCCCGGTGGCTTAG
- a CDS encoding ABC transporter permease, giving the protein MNGTASGAAGKAPLAALGGVSGIQQPASLLRRVLLQGKYEALAMLRNGEQLILAVVLPLLALVGLTVTPFLDSMGGSRVDVAVPGILALCAMSTAFTGQGIATGFDRRYGVLRFLSTTPLGRGGLIAGKALSVLAVLCLQVAVVGAVAFSLGWRPEAAGWAPGLLFLALGAAAFTALGLLVAGTVRPEATLAITNLLWILLGALGGIVIPAERLPAGPQAIVHFLPSGALGESLREAFLGGTLNGGAALILLLWTVIAGAAAIRWFKWN; this is encoded by the coding sequence ATGAACGGGACAGCGTCCGGTGCTGCCGGCAAGGCGCCCCTCGCCGCTTTGGGCGGAGTGTCCGGCATCCAACAGCCAGCTTCCCTGCTGCGCCGCGTGCTGCTGCAGGGCAAATACGAGGCCCTGGCCATGCTCCGGAACGGCGAGCAGCTGATCCTGGCAGTAGTGTTGCCGCTCCTGGCCCTCGTAGGCCTGACCGTGACGCCGTTCCTGGACAGCATGGGCGGCAGCCGCGTGGACGTCGCCGTGCCCGGAATCCTGGCACTGTGCGCAATGTCCACGGCCTTCACCGGCCAGGGTATCGCCACGGGCTTCGACCGCCGCTATGGCGTGCTCCGTTTCCTTTCCACCACGCCGCTGGGCCGCGGCGGCCTGATCGCCGGCAAGGCACTTTCGGTCCTTGCCGTGCTCTGCCTGCAGGTCGCCGTCGTCGGCGCTGTTGCCTTTTCGCTGGGCTGGCGGCCCGAGGCAGCCGGCTGGGCGCCCGGCCTGCTGTTCCTGGCATTGGGGGCCGCCGCCTTCACCGCGCTGGGCCTTTTGGTGGCCGGAACGGTACGGCCGGAAGCAACGCTTGCCATCACCAACCTGCTGTGGATCCTGCTGGGCGCCCTGGGCGGAATCGTCATCCCGGCGGAACGGCTGCCCGCCGGCCCGCAGGCAATAGTGCACTTCCTGCCCTCCGGTGCCCTGGGCGAATCCCTGCGCGAAGCTTTCCTTGGCGGCACGCTCAACGGCGGCGCCGCCCTCATCCTGCTGCTTTGGACGGTCATCGCCGGGGCAGCTGCCATCCGTTGGTTCAAGTGGAATTGA
- a CDS encoding ABC transporter ATP-binding protein gives MRSPQSPVLSISGLVKDVGPLASLDGKMLRVVGGVSLIAERGQVTALLGANGAGKTTTLECAQGLQKRSGGTISLLGQDPAAAGADLRSRVGVMLQDGGLPPSSRPVPLLRHIAGLYERPWPVDDLIQRLGIDTFSRTTVRRLSGGQKQRLALAAALIGRPEVLFLDEPSAGLDPQSRQLVFDLITELRDAGMGIILTTHLMDDAQRLADYVYIIDGGRNVAEGTVQELLQRNPGVEAGAEHIRTLEFEAAAGLNFDGVLPDGIAVSETRPGSYTVTGSLTPAHLAALATWWEAHGIMPASMSLQARSLEDVFLDISGKDIR, from the coding sequence GTGCGATCCCCCCAATCCCCGGTTCTGTCCATCAGCGGGCTAGTTAAGGATGTTGGCCCCCTTGCCAGCCTGGACGGAAAAATGCTCCGGGTGGTGGGCGGAGTCTCCCTCATCGCCGAGCGCGGCCAGGTGACAGCACTGCTTGGTGCCAACGGCGCCGGAAAAACCACCACCCTCGAGTGTGCCCAGGGCCTCCAGAAGCGCAGCGGCGGCACCATCTCACTGCTGGGCCAGGACCCGGCCGCGGCAGGGGCGGACCTCCGCTCCCGCGTCGGTGTGATGCTCCAGGACGGCGGGCTGCCGCCGTCGTCCAGGCCTGTTCCGCTGCTGCGGCACATCGCCGGGCTCTACGAACGCCCGTGGCCCGTGGACGACCTGATCCAGCGGCTCGGCATCGACACCTTCAGCCGGACCACCGTCCGCCGCCTCTCCGGCGGGCAGAAACAGCGGCTGGCCCTTGCCGCCGCTTTGATCGGCAGGCCCGAGGTCCTGTTCCTCGACGAGCCCAGCGCCGGCCTGGACCCGCAGTCGCGCCAACTCGTGTTCGATCTGATCACCGAACTTCGTGACGCCGGGATGGGGATCATCCTCACCACCCACTTGATGGATGACGCCCAACGGCTGGCCGACTACGTCTACATCATCGACGGCGGCCGGAACGTTGCCGAGGGAACTGTCCAGGAACTGCTCCAGCGCAATCCCGGCGTGGAAGCCGGCGCCGAGCACATCCGCACCCTCGAGTTCGAGGCTGCTGCCGGGCTGAATTTCGACGGCGTCCTGCCGGACGGCATCGCCGTCTCCGAGACCCGCCCCGGAAGCTACACCGTCACGGGCAGCCTCACTCCCGCCCACCTCGCGGCCCTGGCCACGTGGTGGGAAGCGCATGGCATCATGCCGGCGTCGATGAGCCTGCAGGCGCGTAGCCTTGAAGACGTCTTTCTGGACATCTCGGGAAAGGACATCCGATGA
- a CDS encoding helix-turn-helix transcriptional regulator, producing the protein MYSMTNATAVPFAGHGALEAPADRGRPAAGPVADADERTRDRVLSAVLEHGPVSAAELGDLLGFTPAAVRRHLDHLSRAGVIEVKRVARSGAGAGRPARRYVLSSQGQSSLGNDYLDIAALALQQLQKMAGPDAVRAFAVERFADMERRYAPEIEKAGPDVTDRAKALAEALSRDNFVASAASIEAKAPLPAALSSVQLCQGHCPIQQLAARFPVFCDVETEVFSRLVGVDVRRLSTLARGGHVCTTHIPTGRLSAQAPTRLPAAPASLNEVNNHQQERP; encoded by the coding sequence GTGTATTCCATGACCAATGCTACTGCTGTGCCCTTCGCCGGGCACGGGGCCCTCGAGGCTCCCGCAGACCGCGGCCGCCCGGCCGCCGGTCCGGTGGCTGACGCCGACGAGCGCACCCGGGACCGGGTCCTGTCCGCCGTCCTGGAGCACGGACCCGTCAGCGCCGCCGAACTGGGTGACCTGCTGGGCTTCACCCCGGCCGCCGTGCGGCGCCACCTGGACCATCTGTCCCGCGCAGGCGTGATCGAAGTCAAGCGTGTGGCTAGGTCCGGTGCGGGTGCAGGCCGTCCCGCCCGCCGCTACGTCCTCAGCTCGCAGGGCCAGTCCAGCCTGGGCAACGACTACCTCGATATCGCCGCCCTGGCCCTCCAGCAGCTCCAGAAAATGGCGGGCCCGGACGCCGTGCGGGCCTTCGCCGTCGAACGCTTCGCTGACATGGAGCGCCGCTACGCCCCGGAAATCGAAAAGGCCGGACCGGACGTTACCGACCGTGCCAAGGCGCTGGCCGAGGCCCTGAGCCGGGATAATTTCGTCGCGTCGGCAGCATCCATCGAAGCCAAGGCTCCGCTCCCTGCGGCCCTTTCCAGCGTGCAGCTGTGCCAGGGCCACTGCCCCATCCAGCAGCTCGCCGCCCGGTTCCCGGTGTTCTGCGACGTGGAAACCGAAGTCTTCTCACGCCTGGTGGGCGTGGACGTACGCCGGCTCTCCACCCTGGCGCGCGGCGGGCACGTCTGCACCACCCACATTCCCACAGGCAGGCTGTCTGCCCAGGCGCCCACAAGGCTCCCGGCAGCCCCCGCCAGCCTGAATGAAGTAAACAACCATCAGCAAGAAAGGCCGTGA
- the sufD gene encoding Fe-S cluster assembly protein SufD: MTEITTEKARIGAPSAQPFINGFTEEGESLSPINAGTKAPLAGDSAKSHSHGGGVGIPDSSRAGRLTSYKLADFKPLTGMEEDWRFTPLKRLRGLHSEVLSGAAPTVVVTGPEQVTVESVGREDQRIGTAGIPEDRVSANAWENFAGATVVTIPTEFEATTEITVDIEGTSLEAAAQHLVIVAEKFSKAVVVLSHKGSAVVSENVEIIVEDGASLTVITLQEWNDDAVHASSQQAKIGRDAKLKHVMVSLGGDLVRVTPSARFTAPGGEAELFGLYFADAGQHLEQRLFVDHAVANCKSNVLYKGALQGRNAHAVWVGDVLIRKEAEGTDTYEANRNLLLTDGARADSVPNLEIETGLIEGAGHASATGRMDDEHLFYLMARGIPEDVARRLVVRGFLNEIIQQIKVPSIEERLTEAVENELALTDN, from the coding sequence ATGACTGAAATCACTACTGAAAAGGCACGCATCGGCGCGCCCTCAGCCCAGCCGTTCATCAACGGCTTCACCGAAGAAGGCGAGAGCCTCTCACCCATCAACGCGGGCACCAAAGCACCGCTGGCCGGGGATTCGGCGAAGAGCCACTCCCACGGCGGCGGCGTTGGCATCCCGGACAGCTCACGTGCCGGACGCCTGACGTCCTACAAGCTTGCCGACTTCAAGCCGCTCACCGGCATGGAGGAAGACTGGCGGTTCACCCCGCTCAAGCGCCTCCGCGGGCTGCACTCCGAGGTCCTGTCAGGCGCCGCACCCACCGTGGTGGTCACCGGACCCGAGCAGGTCACCGTTGAGAGCGTCGGCCGCGAGGACCAGCGCATCGGTACCGCCGGCATCCCCGAGGACCGAGTGTCCGCCAACGCGTGGGAGAACTTCGCCGGGGCCACCGTGGTGACCATCCCGACCGAGTTCGAGGCGACGACGGAAATCACCGTCGACATCGAAGGCACCTCGCTCGAGGCCGCCGCCCAGCACCTGGTGATCGTTGCCGAGAAGTTCTCCAAGGCAGTGGTGGTCCTGAGCCACAAGGGCTCCGCGGTTGTTTCGGAAAACGTCGAGATCATCGTCGAGGACGGCGCCAGCCTGACGGTCATCACGCTCCAGGAATGGAACGACGACGCCGTCCACGCCTCCTCCCAGCAGGCCAAGATCGGCCGCGACGCCAAGCTCAAGCACGTCATGGTGAGCCTCGGCGGCGACCTGGTCCGCGTCACGCCGTCGGCCCGCTTCACCGCCCCCGGCGGCGAGGCTGAACTGTTCGGCCTGTACTTCGCCGATGCCGGCCAGCACCTGGAGCAGCGCCTCTTCGTGGACCACGCCGTGGCGAACTGCAAGTCCAACGTGCTCTACAAGGGCGCACTGCAGGGACGCAACGCCCACGCAGTCTGGGTTGGCGACGTCCTGATCCGCAAGGAAGCCGAAGGCACCGACACCTACGAGGCCAACCGCAACCTGCTGCTGACCGACGGCGCCCGCGCCGACTCCGTGCCCAACCTCGAAATCGAGACCGGGCTGATCGAGGGTGCAGGCCACGCCAGCGCCACCGGCCGGATGGACGACGAGCACCTGTTCTACCTGATGGCACGCGGCATCCCGGAGGATGTTGCCCGCCGCCTGGTGGTCCGCGGCTTCCTCAACGAGATCATCCAGCAGATCAAGGTCCCCTCCATCGAGGAGCGGCTGACCGAGGCTGTTGAAAACGAACTCGCACTGACGGACAACTAG
- a CDS encoding non-heme iron oxygenase ferredoxin subunit: protein MTDQPKGELVCKVDEIQLKQALRILIDDYPVAIVKDSMGEIHAIGDTCSHADISLSEGEVEGCAIECWGHGSQFDLRTGEPLQLPAYDPVPVFAVEIRGDEVYVDFTHSLNGAEAPNFS, encoded by the coding sequence ATGACTGACCAGCCAAAGGGCGAGCTTGTCTGCAAGGTGGATGAAATCCAGCTGAAGCAGGCGCTGCGGATCCTGATCGACGACTACCCTGTGGCGATCGTCAAGGACTCCATGGGGGAGATCCACGCAATCGGCGATACCTGCTCGCACGCGGACATCTCACTGTCCGAGGGCGAAGTGGAGGGCTGCGCCATCGAGTGCTGGGGCCACGGCTCCCAGTTCGATCTGCGCACCGGCGAACCGCTGCAGCTGCCGGCCTATGACCCCGTGCCCGTGTTCGCCGTCGAGATCAGGGGCGACGAGGTCTACGTGGACTTCACCCACAGCCTTAACGGCGCCGAAGCCCCCAACTTCAGCTAG
- the sufC gene encoding Fe-S cluster assembly ATPase SufC gives MSTLEIKDLHVSIETEQGTKEILKGVSLTIRTGETHAIMGPNGSGKSTLASTIAGHPRYNVTSGSIILDGENVLEMSVDERARAGVFLAMQYPVEVPGVSMTNFLRTAKTAIDGEAPKLRTWTKDVKAAMEQLRIDADFAQRNVNEGFSGGEKKRVEILQLELFKPKFAVLDETDSGLDVDALKVVSEGVNRAHADGNMGTLLITHYTRILRYIKPDFVHVFVDGQVVEEGGPELADRLEEEGYDRYAKGAGAAAAPAAAQA, from the coding sequence ATGTCTACTCTTGAGATCAAGGACCTGCACGTCAGCATTGAGACGGAGCAGGGCACCAAGGAAATCCTGAAGGGCGTCAGCCTGACTATCCGGACCGGCGAAACCCACGCCATCATGGGCCCCAACGGCTCGGGCAAGTCCACGCTGGCCTCCACCATCGCAGGCCACCCGCGCTACAACGTCACCAGCGGCTCCATCATCCTGGACGGCGAAAACGTCCTGGAAATGAGCGTTGACGAGCGTGCCCGCGCCGGCGTCTTCCTGGCCATGCAGTACCCGGTGGAGGTCCCCGGCGTGAGCATGACCAACTTCCTGCGCACCGCCAAGACCGCCATCGACGGCGAAGCCCCCAAGCTGCGTACCTGGACCAAGGACGTCAAGGCTGCCATGGAGCAGCTGCGCATCGATGCCGACTTCGCCCAGCGCAACGTCAACGAAGGCTTCTCCGGCGGCGAGAAGAAGCGCGTGGAGATCCTCCAGCTGGAACTCTTCAAGCCCAAGTTCGCCGTCCTGGACGAGACCGACTCCGGCCTGGACGTTGACGCGCTGAAGGTCGTTTCCGAGGGCGTCAACCGCGCACACGCGGACGGCAACATGGGCACCCTGCTCATTACCCACTACACCCGCATCCTGCGCTACATCAAGCCTGACTTCGTACACGTGTTCGTCGACGGCCAGGTTGTCGAAGAGGGCGGCCCCGAGCTTGCCGACCGCCTGGAAGAAGAAGGCTACGACCGCTACGCCAAGGGTGCCGGCGCTGCCGCTGCCCCCGCCGCGGCACAGGCCTAG
- a CDS encoding metal-sulfur cluster assembly factor: protein MTEINVSRTSLEDVEEALKDVIDPELGVNIVDLGLLYGLKYSDDDGALLIDMTLTTAACPLTDVLEEQVGKALDGVVDDWRLNWVWMPPWGPERITDDGKDQMRALGFNI from the coding sequence ATGACCGAAATCAACGTGTCCCGCACGAGCCTTGAGGACGTCGAAGAGGCCCTGAAGGACGTGATCGATCCCGAGCTCGGCGTCAACATTGTGGATCTCGGGCTGCTGTACGGCCTGAAGTACTCCGATGACGACGGCGCGCTGCTGATCGATATGACCCTGACCACCGCTGCGTGCCCCCTCACCGATGTCCTCGAGGAGCAGGTGGGCAAGGCCCTGGACGGTGTTGTCGACGACTGGCGCCTGAACTGGGTTTGGATGCCGCCATGGGGTCCGGAGCGGATCACCGACGACGGCAAGGACCAGATGCGGGCCCTCGGCTTCAACATCTAG
- the ypfJ gene encoding KPN_02809 family neutral zinc metallopeptidase, translated as MSFNDNVQLDPSQVQDRRGMGRGVKVGGGIGGGLILLIATLLGVNPQLLEGLAGAGQAPQSQGTAPACETGADADARADCRITGTVNSLNAFWPGYLQQYNVQYPRPEAVIFAGGTNTGCGAATTEVGPFYCPTDTTAYFDPGFFQELVDRFGSSGGPLAQEYVVAHEFGHHIQNVLGNLDRAQQDPQGPESGSVRTELQADCYAGLWAKYASTTPNPKTGQPYLEQLTQQDINDALSAASAVGDDRIQQAATGRVSPEGWTHGSSEQRQRWFYQGYQTGDINQCDTFSAPNL; from the coding sequence ATGAGCTTCAACGACAATGTGCAGCTGGATCCGTCACAGGTCCAGGACCGGCGCGGCATGGGCCGCGGAGTGAAGGTAGGTGGCGGCATCGGCGGCGGGCTCATCCTGCTCATCGCCACGCTCCTGGGCGTAAATCCGCAACTGCTCGAGGGGCTGGCAGGCGCCGGGCAGGCGCCACAAAGCCAGGGCACAGCGCCGGCCTGCGAAACGGGCGCCGACGCGGATGCCCGGGCGGACTGCCGCATCACCGGAACCGTGAACAGCCTGAACGCCTTCTGGCCCGGATATCTGCAGCAGTACAACGTGCAGTACCCGCGGCCGGAGGCCGTGATCTTCGCCGGCGGCACCAACACCGGCTGCGGTGCGGCCACCACTGAGGTGGGCCCTTTCTACTGCCCCACTGATACCACCGCGTACTTCGATCCCGGTTTCTTCCAGGAATTGGTGGACCGGTTCGGTTCCTCCGGCGGCCCGCTGGCGCAGGAGTACGTGGTGGCCCACGAATTCGGCCACCATATCCAAAACGTCCTCGGCAACCTGGACCGGGCCCAGCAGGATCCCCAAGGACCGGAATCCGGCTCTGTCCGCACCGAGTTGCAGGCAGACTGCTATGCGGGGCTCTGGGCAAAATACGCTTCCACCACCCCCAACCCGAAGACCGGGCAGCCCTACCTGGAACAGCTGACGCAGCAGGACATCAACGACGCCCTCTCGGCCGCCTCAGCAGTAGGCGACGACCGGATCCAGCAAGCGGCTACGGGGAGGGTCTCCCCCGAGGGCTGGACGCACGGCTCCAGCGAACAACGCCAGCGGTGGTTCTACCAGGGCTACCAGACAGGCGACATCAACCAGTGCGACACCTTCTCAGCGCCCAACCTCTGA
- a CDS encoding class I adenylate-forming enzyme family protein: MPFLNQIQRWAEERPHDTAVVVAGQRLSWAELRDAAAGMVSDTKAVTSLCEANSVDFAVKFAAAVAGGRQCAVLDPAWPQPLQQDIVRRVESSAQPAAVSPDDELADGGPEATFLIGLTSGTTSVPKAFTRSRQSWQESFKASIDFFGLGADDVTLAPGPLAASLNLYALSECLYAGSEFQTLESFDVGDVHAAITHDRVTRLVLVPTMLRMLSERGMTGCVDASGVRTIICAGSKLDARTLEAARRWAPNATIFEYYGASELSFVSGAGLPAGEAAELGGTGIGWPFPGVDVRILDDSGEPLPDGGAGNICVRSGMVSNGYLWGDDGQALRSFDGWFTVGDQGYLEAGELHILGRRADMILTAGKNVYPHEVELALAAVPGVAAAIAAGMPDDLRGQRVVAGIVPSAGAVTATQLKAGLESILARDKWPLQYYAVTELPTTDRGKVSRNLLLDWISAGDSRIRSLGT, from the coding sequence ATGCCTTTCCTCAACCAAATCCAGCGCTGGGCCGAAGAACGGCCGCACGACACCGCCGTCGTAGTCGCCGGTCAACGCCTCTCGTGGGCGGAGCTCCGCGATGCCGCCGCCGGCATGGTCTCCGACACGAAGGCTGTCACGTCCCTGTGCGAAGCCAACTCGGTGGACTTCGCCGTGAAGTTCGCCGCCGCGGTTGCCGGCGGGCGCCAGTGCGCCGTCCTTGATCCGGCCTGGCCTCAGCCTCTGCAACAGGACATTGTCCGCCGGGTCGAGTCGTCCGCCCAGCCCGCGGCTGTGTCCCCGGACGATGAGCTGGCCGACGGCGGGCCGGAGGCCACCTTCCTGATTGGCCTCACATCAGGCACCACCTCTGTCCCGAAGGCCTTCACGAGGTCGCGGCAGTCCTGGCAGGAGTCGTTCAAGGCTTCGATTGATTTTTTCGGGCTGGGCGCGGACGATGTGACGCTGGCGCCGGGCCCGCTGGCGGCGAGCCTGAACCTGTACGCCCTGTCGGAGTGCCTCTATGCGGGTTCGGAATTCCAGACCCTCGAATCGTTCGACGTCGGTGACGTCCACGCGGCCATCACGCACGACCGGGTCACCCGGCTGGTACTGGTGCCCACCATGCTCAGGATGCTCAGTGAACGTGGAATGACAGGATGCGTGGATGCATCCGGTGTCCGCACCATCATCTGTGCGGGGTCCAAGCTGGACGCGAGGACCCTGGAAGCTGCCCGCCGCTGGGCGCCCAATGCCACGATTTTTGAATACTACGGTGCATCCGAGCTCAGCTTCGTGTCCGGTGCAGGCCTTCCCGCCGGCGAGGCTGCGGAGCTGGGCGGGACCGGCATCGGCTGGCCTTTCCCCGGGGTGGACGTCAGGATCCTCGACGACTCCGGCGAACCCCTTCCGGACGGGGGTGCCGGCAACATCTGCGTGCGCAGCGGGATGGTCAGCAACGGCTACCTCTGGGGAGACGACGGCCAGGCCCTGAGGTCCTTCGACGGCTGGTTCACTGTGGGGGACCAGGGCTACCTGGAAGCCGGGGAGCTGCATATCCTGGGCCGCCGCGCGGACATGATCCTTACCGCCGGCAAGAACGTCTACCCGCATGAGGTGGAGCTGGCACTGGCCGCCGTGCCCGGGGTGGCCGCCGCGATCGCCGCCGGGATGCCGGACGACCTGCGCGGCCAGCGCGTGGTGGCGGGCATTGTTCCGTCCGCCGGTGCTGTCACTGCCACCCAGCTGAAGGCGGGGCTGGAGAGCATCCTGGCCCGCGACAAGTGGCCGCTTCAGTATTATGCGGTCACAGAGCTGCCCACCACGGACCGGGGCAAGGTCAGCCGGAACCTCTTGCTGGACTGGATCAGCGCGGGAGATTCCAGGATCCGCAGCCTTGGCACCTGA
- a CDS encoding thiolase family protein, whose amino-acid sequence MAPELLPPDRQPVIIAARRTPVCRTNGALRKLRAHELLAPVLRELVADPGMEPAAVTDVIIGNAVGGGGNVARLALLEAGLPVSVPGLTVDRQCGSGLDAIVLASGLVAAGGNPLFLAGGVESTSTAPLRAHRNDDGVPEFYRRAQFVPAGFGDPDMGVAAETVAQKFGVGRDRQDAFALCSHERAIAAAEAGHFDDEVVPLAVNNGTVAADDGPRRGLTAAVMARFPAAFVDGGTVTAGNSCFDADAASAVVITSLKRARELGAPDGLLVLGTGTAGVEPEVLGIGAATAARNVLAASGVTADDLDLVEFNEAFASQTLACLDELGIDPGRVNLDGGALALGHAYGASGAVLVTRLLAQARRKGIPGGLALAMISIAGGMGTAALLQYERF is encoded by the coding sequence TTGGCACCTGAACTCCTTCCGCCGGACCGCCAGCCCGTGATCATCGCAGCCCGGCGCACTCCCGTCTGCCGGACCAATGGGGCGTTGCGGAAACTCCGCGCCCATGAGCTTCTGGCCCCCGTCCTGCGGGAACTCGTGGCGGATCCCGGGATGGAGCCGGCTGCCGTCACCGACGTGATCATCGGCAACGCCGTGGGCGGCGGTGGAAACGTGGCACGGCTCGCATTGCTGGAAGCCGGCCTGCCGGTCAGCGTGCCCGGCCTCACGGTGGACCGCCAGTGCGGTTCGGGACTGGACGCCATAGTCCTCGCGTCGGGCCTGGTGGCCGCGGGCGGCAACCCGCTGTTCCTGGCCGGGGGAGTGGAGAGCACCAGCACCGCACCCTTGCGGGCGCACCGGAACGACGACGGCGTGCCGGAGTTTTACCGGCGGGCCCAGTTTGTGCCGGCGGGCTTCGGCGACCCGGACATGGGTGTGGCCGCAGAAACGGTGGCGCAGAAGTTCGGCGTCGGCAGGGACCGGCAGGACGCGTTTGCCCTGTGCAGCCACGAGCGGGCAATTGCCGCAGCCGAGGCAGGACATTTCGACGACGAAGTGGTTCCCCTCGCAGTCAACAACGGCACTGTTGCCGCCGACGACGGCCCGCGCCGCGGGCTGACCGCTGCCGTGATGGCGCGGTTCCCGGCCGCCTTCGTGGACGGGGGAACTGTCACCGCCGGCAACTCCTGCTTCGACGCGGACGCTGCCTCCGCCGTCGTGATCACTTCGCTGAAACGCGCCCGGGAACTGGGTGCGCCGGACGGATTGCTGGTGCTGGGCACCGGTACCGCCGGGGTGGAGCCCGAGGTCCTCGGCATCGGTGCGGCCACCGCCGCACGGAACGTACTGGCCGCTTCCGGCGTGACTGCGGATGACCTTGACCTGGTGGAATTCAATGAGGCGTTCGCGTCGCAGACGCTGGCCTGCCTTGATGAGCTGGGCATTGATCCCGGGCGGGTAAACCTCGACGGCGGCGCGCTGGCTCTGGGCCACGCGTATGGTGCGTCGGGGGCTGTCCTCGTGACCCGGCTGCTCGCCCAGGCCCGCAGGAAGGGAATCCCCGGAGGCCTGGCGTTGGCCATGATCAGCATCGCCGGCGGCATGGGAACCGCCGCGCTGCTGCAGTACGAACGCTTTTAG
- a CDS encoding energy-coupling factor transporter transmembrane component T family protein: protein MRGHGFLLANYVPGNSLVHRSPLALKFLLVFGCGLASFIIQDWLISGAVLAGLCCLFLLTGAGPKRLWGAIRPLAAVLLVIGLFQWWQLGAPTAARIVLNILVCVVAASLLTATTRVQQLLDGVVKAAAPFKRLGADPERFALTIGIMLRSIPYIAGTFADVRDSARARGLERNPRALILPVFITSVAFARQTGEALAARGLGEAED from the coding sequence ATGAGGGGCCACGGTTTCCTCCTGGCCAACTACGTGCCGGGAAACTCCCTGGTCCACCGCTCACCGCTGGCCCTGAAGTTCCTGCTGGTCTTCGGCTGCGGCCTGGCCTCGTTCATCATCCAGGACTGGCTCATCTCCGGCGCGGTACTCGCAGGGCTTTGCTGCCTTTTCCTGCTCACCGGCGCCGGTCCTAAACGGTTGTGGGGCGCCATCCGGCCACTTGCCGCCGTCCTGCTGGTGATCGGACTTTTCCAGTGGTGGCAGCTCGGCGCACCAACAGCGGCAAGGATCGTTCTGAACATCCTCGTCTGTGTGGTGGCGGCATCGCTGCTCACCGCGACCACCCGGGTTCAACAGCTCCTGGACGGCGTGGTCAAGGCGGCCGCGCCCTTCAAGAGATTGGGGGCCGATCCCGAGCGGTTCGCCCTGACCATTGGCATTATGCTGCGTAGCATCCCCTATATTGCCGGCACCTTCGCGGACGTCCGCGATTCCGCGCGGGCACGGGGACTGGAGCGCAATCCGCGGGCCCTGATCCTGCCCGTGTTCATCACCTCCGTGGCCTTCGCCCGGCAGACCGGCGAGGCGCTCGCTGCCCGCGGCCTGGGCGAGGCGGAAGACTGA